The DNA window GAGCTTTGATGCAATCCTGGGGGCTAAACGGCCGCCTACGGATGCTGAGCAGGAGGAAATTGCCCCGATCGGAGAGGCCTGTAGTCTGCCCCACGGCGAGCAAATTGCTTACTTGAGGGATGGCTTCTTCATCCGTGACGATTCCAACTACTTCAAGGAGCACGGGATCACCTTTAACTTGGTCGTAGATGAAGAGCACGATAGCTACGATCGGATCTTCGAGGAGAGCAAGAAGAAGCTGGTCAGTGAGAGAGTTAAACCGCCTCATGTCATTGCCGGTCTTCACCGTCTGATGGAGACGATCACGGCAGAGTATGGCCCAGATGATGATGAGCCCATCGCGTTCAACGAAACAGTTGACCTGATGAATGATTTCCGGCGGCACTACGAACAGGACTGCGAAACCAGTGTAGGTCTGGATGACATCCTTCAGATGTGCTCTGGGAATGTGGGTCATATTACGATCAACAACCGTGACGTTGAGCAAATCCTTGCACTGTCACGGAATATCTTCAGCTTGACGCCTCGGCGCTTCTACAACGAGGAAGCGCTAAAAAGAATCCGCATGCGTTCAGTCTGCGGAAAGAGCGAGATTCGTCTGTACTTTGATGATGGCGCTCCGTGCACCGATCCGACCCTACATGACTTCCTGCAGGTCATGCTCTGTGCGCTCTATGCATGCTCCAAAATTTCTCAGGACAGCCCTCTGCAGCATCTGCTGGAGTTGGGTGAGGATGCTACTCAGAACGCCCCTCTGTCTGAGTTCATCAAGAAGTCTCGCCAACACCGATCCTACGTAGCATCCGTATTCGACCGTGCCAAGGATGCGGAGATCTTTGTTGATGCGTTCTTCACCTTTTTCGCCCCGAAGATCGTGTTTTCCTTGGTAAAGGTAGGCACGATCCCCTTCGGTGGCGACGCAGTGAAGAACCGGGTCTTCGTCGATTTCCACATCGACCTGATCTTGGAGTTGCCCGAGGTCAAGTTGCTTCGAATCCTGCATGGAACCCAGAATAGCGTTATGTGCCTGAGCGCCACGACTGGCTTCAAGGATTCCTACTCCGGCAACTTCTCTAGGAAAATGCTCGCTCGCTATGGGGAGGCTGCTCCCAATAACCTTGATGTGCGTGTGGTTCTGCGTTCTCAAGATGATGTGTGCGCGATGGCAGATCTTCGAGATGCCCGCGCCAAGGCCAGAACGGTGGAAATCAGGCCCTTCCACAATACGTCTGCCGATCACGTCAGCGGTCTGCGGGATGAACCGACGTTCAAGAGTGCATACAGATTTTGGTCAGGTCTGCTGCTCCCACCTGGCTACCACGAAAACAAGTATCGAATGTCTGCATATCGCAGGCAGATCGAGGCAATGCTCATGGCGGCTTGGGATGAGAAGAACACCTTCGTTCTTTCCCTCAATAATCGCTTTGCGGAGCTCTTCAAGAACCTGTTCGCACAAGATAGTAATGGCCAACTTCGAGGGCTCAGCCGGCTCTATCAAGATAAGATATTCGAGCTCAAACCCTTTGAGGGCAAAACTAAGATTAGGGTCATCCTCTTCAGTGCTCAGCTGGCGAGGGAGATCGACATCGACAAGTATCTCAAGGTAGATGCTGATACACGGATCTGCTTGATCTCTGCCTATGGCAGCGCCGGCACCGGCCTGAATCTGTTCGTAGAGCGGGCAGAAGACAACTTCTACCAGGACTTTGATCGTCTGGTGTTGGTGAATACCCCTTTCTACAGCGCGATCCGTGAGAAAGACACTGGCCTCAATACAGTTAAAAATCACATCCTTTTGCTCAAGCACATCTCATCGGGGGCGAGCGAGGCTATTCGATTGGCAGAGTTCGATTCCAATCTGATGCAGCCTAAGAACCGACGTATTCTGAATCAGGAACACGATCTGGCGGTTCTCAAGGCGATCATTCAGGCTGTAGGGCGAGTCGAGCGGCGTGACAGCTATCTCCATAGCGAGATTTTTTTGCCCAGTGACGTCATTGATGATCTGGTGGTGCGCTATAGCCAGCTTCGCCGAAACGGTAACGACTTGCTCATTAACAGCCTCTCGTTGCTGAATCATAGACTCATGCAATTCTGCCTGGAGGAAGCAGAAAGCCGATGTTTCGCAACCAGGGAAGAGCGTGAGAAGTTCACCGCTACTGTGGCTAGCGCAGCCGGTGATATCGAGGACTTCTTCAAAGGAGCATTCCGCAGCAAGATTCTGAGAAGCGCGCGTGAAGGCAATCGTGATGCGATGTCGTTCAACGAGATGCTTAGATTGCCGGAGAGCATTACCGCCCCGGAAAAGTACCTAAGCATGCTGCTGTCATCACCGTTGGTGAAGGCCTCCACATACTACCAGGAGGTCATCAGCGCTTTTTACTTACCGAAGCAAATCACAGATCGGATCACTGTCTGCACTACCTCGGAGAGCTCCCTTCACCTCAGCGATCTATTGCACGGGCAGACCGTCTACCAGCCAGGAAAATGGCTTGTGCCCGACTACGTGCGTGCTGATGGCGAAAATCGCGATGAGGGCCCTGGGATCATCAACATGGCATGCAATATGGCCAACGGCGGGATTGATGTGCATCTGCCGAATCCTGCGCTGATCCCTTTGTTGAAGGGGAATGTCGGGGAATTTATTTTCTCGAAAGTGCTATCCGCACTTGGCGTTTCGCCGCTGAGCTTGGATGAGTTGGTCGATCTGCTGGGGCCTGCAGTATACGAGCGCTATGACACCTATGTTCATGATGAAAACACCCTGATCTGCATTGATGTGAAGCGCTGGTCGGGAAGCCTGGCAAACGAAGACCTATCTCTGAAAACCCTGCGCAGTGCTGAAACCAAAAGAAAGGAAATTTCCGAGTTGTGTGAACGCCTGAATCTGAAACCACGTTTCCTCTACGTCAACACACAACCCGACGACAACAGCCTGAATGCTGAACGCGAGTTTAATGCCGGGGAGTCCATTCATTTTCTGAACGCCTTCAAGAAAATCACTCAGTACGTACCTCTCACAGGCACGACACGCATGCACAGAGTCGATGACCGCTTGATGATCAATCCCACTTTGGTACAGCTGCTAAGGAACGCGCAATGACCCTATTCAATCTTCTGGAGTCTGGTACCGCCGCGAAGGCGCGCACGAACATGCTGCGTCTGCCTGGCGACCTTGAGGGCATCATCGATCGCTTGTCGGCTCCCAGCGAGGGGATTGGTCACATTCAGGCAGCAGTTGTCGAAGTCACCAGGAGAGCCGGAGAAGAAGCTGCTGCGTATTACCAACGAGTCGACTCGACCATCAAGGATTTTATTCGCAAAACCCTCGGTATTCCCGACTCGACGCAGGTGCACTACAGCAAATTTAACGGCAGAAAAGGGCTATTCGGCTTTTTCTACCTCAGTACTCTGGTATCAGCGCCTGGCCAAGTTCGCCAGGTGATTGCTGAATACTCACTCAATCCCAGTTATGCGATTCAGGCGCTGCTGGATTTGAAGCTCAAGCTTTCGTACCTATCGGACGTTAACAAAAATTACGAGATAGCTCCAGTTGAGTACAACGCGGATCTGTATATTGGGCTTGTGCTTAGCCGTACTGCCAGAAATGGCACTAGCGTGTTTGAGGCCCTGGAGTACGATCTGTACTTCTCCAAAGAGCAAGAGCTCGTCGTTACCTTAAAACGAGCTGTTATGGAGTGCACTCCATCCCAGAACACCGTGAGTAGACCATTCACTGATTCTGGCATGCTGATGTTCGATTGGGCTGGTAAGCGCTTTCAGCGCTCTCGGTCACTCAGTGCAACCACCAACAGTGATCGCAACTACATGGCGTTTGCCACAGGCAACCCCAACGCGAAAGCGCTCGACCAGTATCACAACAGCATTAACTACCATCAGACTGACTGCCTGAACCGTCTGGAGCGGTTGCTGGAGCATGCTGACGTTGAGTTCAGTCCTGTTGTTTATGAGGCCACGCACCAAGTCAAAGCCTTCTTGGAAGGGCTTCCGACCATGTCTAATCCGCTCTGGTTACTCGATACGGCCAAGAGCCCTTCGGATAACCAGGCCTGGCTCAGCGCGATCGCTACGCTGGCTAGCAAGTTTGGTGCGTCCAGGGTGGTGGCCGCTGACAGCCTACCGGCACCCACTGCGCTTGAGGTGGGCTCTACGAACTACCTCGTTGTCAATGAGAAGGTCAAGACTCCAGGTGGGAGCAAAAATGGCTCTAGCATCCTCAAAACCAATGCCGAAGGCGATAAGTCGTACAACAGCTTCTGGCAGGCTCTCAACGCTCAACAGCGCAACCCGGATGCAGAATTTGATTACTACACATCAGTAAAGCTGCATCGCTTCACCGCGGCGGTCGACTTGATCTGTCAGGGCTTTGATGTAGTCCCTAAAAAGCGCTTATCGGAAGCGGCTATCGAAAAGAGCCTGCAGGAACTGGCTCTGAAAGAGTCCATTTTCAGAGACAAGGCTCTGACAATCAGCGGTGCGAAATTGCCGATGCATTCGCTACAACTGGTTAGCTGCAGAAGGGACTGGAATGAGAATGTCTACATTCAGGTTCTCGATATAGCTGTCGGTGGCGAGACGATCAAAATCGAAAGCTCTCGTCGATTTGACGAGAGCTCTAAAGGCGAGTTCAACCACGAATTCAAGCAGCTCGGTACAGTTTTTGGGAAGGACGGCACGAAAGCGTTCGATGCCCTCTGGAACAGCGCATTTCTGATCCGCGACAAGCGCTCTAACACCTGGCTGAACGCCTACAACACCCTTCGGGTTCCCGCCATCATCGGGAATACCCTTTTCGACAACCAGGAACGTCAAGATAGCGGTATTTCCCCTTCGCGCGAGGTTGCTGTCGAAAAGGCTTCACTTCCGTACTATCTGACGCCGACCAAGCAGAAACAGCGCCATAGCATCTTTATCCAAGACAATGGTGTAGACGGTGCGTGGTACTTTGTTTCGTCTAACAAAGCGGCCAATAACACTATTGCGAAGCAAAGCCTTGCTTATAACGTCGTTGTTACCGGTGAGAATGGTGTCCGGATTCCAGTGCTGACCCATCCGCTCGGCGAACTGTTCTTTTCCACCTTTACCTACGACATCGTGAAGCTCCGAGAGTCGGCCAAGAGCTCAATTCTTCAGAAGATTGTGGAACTCTATCTGCATAACTAGCAGTCGCGATTCACTTCACCATCAAACGGGCTAGCTGCGTTACTGCTTTGAGGCGACCTCCTTCCATGAACTCTACGCGGCAGCCTGGTGAACATCAGTAAGGTGCATGAGGTTGTTGCCGTCTCCTATAGGTGTACACGGGCTTTGCGCAGAGCAACGCCCAGCCTCTGGTTGCTGGTTCCTTAGGCATGAATGCACCAATAAGCCGACCATGCTGGCAAAAAGCTGTGAGTCTGGCTTTACCCGTCCTCAGCCAATGGATAAGGTGACGGGCATCACAGCATGGCAGGCCGCGGTATCCCAGGGATGGCCCTCCAATCTGTACTGCCCGCTCGGTCAGTACGCTATAAAGTCGTCCCCGTTCGGCTCAAAGCCTTTTTGCCATTACCGTTTAAGTATCGGCGAGCCCACTGCATAGGGCTCGCATGAGGAGTTATGCATGACAGATCTGGCCCTGTTACCTCAGGCCCTGCTTGCCGCCGTGCCTGCCGACGGCAGCATCGGCAACCAGTCGCTGTTCGAGCAATTGCGTGGGCAGTTTTCCGAGGTGTCCGAGGAGCAGTTCTGGGCGGCGCGCGATGCCCTGATCAAGCAAGGCGTGCTGGTTAAAGGTCGTGGTCGCGGCGGTTCGGTGCTCCGCGCGCAAGCTGCAGGTGGCAGCCTGGCCGAGCAGACACTGAGAAAATCGCGCGCGAGCTTCGAGCCTACAGCCGCCGCAGAGGCGTCAGCTAAATATGTGGTTGAAGCCGCAGCCTCGGTGAAAAAGGTTAGGGCGGTCAAGGTGCAGCAGGCCACCAGCATTGAGGCTATGGAGAAGACCCTGTGGGCCACCGCCGACAAGCTGCGCGCCAATATGGACGCCGCCGAATACAAGCACATCGTACTTGGGTTGATCTTTCTCAAGTACATTTCCGACAGTTTTGCCGGCCGCCGCGCCGAGCTGGAACGCAAGCTGACTGACGAGAGCGACGACTACTACCTGGGCGATGACGACCCGGAGGCGCTCAATGCCGAACTGGAAGACCGCGATTACTACCGTGAGGTCAACGTGTTCTGGGTGCCGGAAGTGGCGCGCTGGGAGTCGATCCGCGCCGCCGCCAAGCAGGTGGATATCGGCAAGCGCATCGACGAAGCCCTGGCTGCCATCGAGGCGGAAAACCCCAAGCTGAAGAACATCCTCGACAAACGCTATGCTCGTGCTCAGTTACCAGACGGCAAGCTAGGTGAGCTGGTGGACCTGATCTCCACCATCGGCTTCGGTGACGACGCTGGCAAGGCGCGCGATTTGCTCGGCCAGGTCTACGAATACTTCCTCGGTCAGTTCGCCAGCGCCGAGGGCAAAAAGGGCGGGCAGTTCTATACCCCGGCCAGCATTGTGAAAACCCTGGTGGCGGTGCTCAATCCGCACCACGGCAAGGTGTACGACCCCTGCTGCGGCTCGGGTGGCATGTTCGTGCAATCGGAAAAGTTCATCGAAGCCCACGGCGGAAAACTGGGCGATGTATCCATCTACGGCCAGGAGTCCAACCCCACCACCTGGCGCCTGGCAGCGATGAACCTGGCCATTCGCGGCATCGACTTCAACCTCGGCAAAGAGCCGGCGGATACCTTTATCCGCAACCAGCATAGCGATCTGCGCGCCGACTTCGTGCTGGCCAACCCGCCGTTCAATATCAGCGACTGGTGGCACGGCAGCCTGGAAGGCGACCCGCGCTGGGTCTACGGTACTCCGCCGCAGGGCAACGCCAACTACGCATGGCTGCAACATATGCTCTGCCACCTCAAGCCCAGCGGCCGCGCCGGCATCGTGCTGGCCAATGGCTCCATGAGCTCCAGCCAGAACAGCGAAGGCGAGATTCGCCGCGCGATGGTCGAGGCCGACGTGGTCGAAGTGATGGTCGCGCTGCCCGGTCAGCTGTTCTTCAATACAACGATTCCTGCCTGTCTGTGGTTCCTTGCCAAGGACAAGCGTCATGCCCTCAGTACTGGCGGGATCGACCGTAGCGGGCAGGTGCTGTTTATCGACGCGCGCAAGCTCGGCACCAACGTTAGCCGGGTGCAGATTGAACTGACCGATGCCGATATCGAACGCATTGCCAGCACCGTGGCGGCCTGGCGCGGTGAGGCTCTGGATGAGGAAGGGCAGGTTGGCGAGTACTCCGATATCCCAGGCTTCTGCCGCAGCGTCACTCTCAATGAGGTTGCCGAACATAGCCACGTTCTGACGCCGGGCCGCTATGTCGGTGCCGAGGAAGTGGAAGATGACGACGAAGCCTTTGCCGAGAAGATGCAGCGGCTGACCAAGCAGCTGGGCGAGCAGATGCACAAGGGCGCGGAACTCGATCAGTTGATCCGGCAGAAGCTAGGGGGGCTGGGGTATGAGTTCTGATTGGAGGTGTATTTCGCTTAAGGATGCCGTGGAGTTCATTGTTGATAATCGTGGTAGAACTGCCCCGATAGTAGAGAAGGGAATAGCTCTAATCGCCACTAATTGCGTCAATAACAAATATCTTTACCCTCAAAAGCTGAATCTCCGCTATGTTGGTCAACAGATTTACGATACATGGTTTCGTGCACATCCGAAGCCAGGAGACATAATTCTGACAAATAAGGGTAGTCAGAATGGAGCTGTTTGCCTTGTCCCTAATCCTGTAGATTTTTGCATCGCGCAGGATATGGTCGCACTAAGGGCTGACGCTAAGAAACTGTACCCGTTGTACTTGTTTGCAGCACTTCGCTCGGATCTTGTTCAGCAGAGAATTAGGGCGTTGAATGTAGATGCCGTCATTCCTCATCTTAAGAAAACGGATTTTGACAAACTGTTAATCCCGCTTCCAGGTTCTGAAATACAGCGCTGGGTTGGAGACTGTTACTTCCAGTTGAGTAGCCGTATTGAATTACTTCGAGAGACTAACGCCACCCTGGAAGCAATCGCTCAGGCGCTGTTCAAGTCCTGGTTCGTCGATTTCGACCCCGTGCGCGCCAAGGCTGAAGGCCGCCAGCCGGAAGGTATGGACGCCACCAGCACCGCCCTGTTCCCCGATAGCTTCGAAGAGTCCGAGCTGGGCTTGGTGCCGAAGGGGTGGGCCTGTGGTGCATTATCCGACCTAGCCAATCTGAACCCTGAGTCTTGGACAGCCAAGACTCGACCCGAGACAGTGGCATATGTGGATCTGGCTAATGCTAAAGAAAACGTGATTGCAGAGATCGCGGACTATCGCTTTGATGATGCTCCAAGTCGAGCGCGTCGCGTTCTGCGTGACGGTGACACAATTATTGGCACTGTGCGTCCCGGGAATAGGTCGTTCGCTTTTATTGCCAACGCAGCAAAGAATTTTACGGGTAGTACCGGGTTCGCAGTTTTACGACCGAAAAGCAGTGAGAGCATGGAGTTTGTCTACTTGGCGGCAACTTCGGACGCCAATATTGAATACTTAACTCATATTGCAGATGGTGGTGCCTACCCAGCTATACGGCCAGAGGTAGTGGCTGGTCTGGCTACGACGATTCCACCTACTCAGATCCTGCTTGCATTCCATCAGATCGCTAAACCGCTGTTTGCAAGTCTTGCGGGAAATCATGAACAGGCCCAAACCCTCACCCAACTCCGCGACACCCTTTTGTCCCGCTTGATCTCCGGCCAGCTGCGCCTGCCAGAAGCTGAGCGTGTCGTTGAGGCGGTGTTGGCATGAGCTCATCCGCAACCGTAATCGATCTGCTCGATGCCGTGCGTATTCGCACTGCCTCTCTGGCCGAGGCGAAGCGACGTTATGCCGCTGAGCTCGCGCCGGACTTTAACATGGTAGATCACCTGCGTAATAACGAGGTGGCGCTGTCGCGTTATCTGGGACTGCTGCTGGACGTAAAGGGTACACATGGCCAGGGCGAGTTGTTCTTGCGTGGCCTGCTCCAGTTGCTTGAGCACCCAGGGTTCGAGCCACAGGATCTGCAACGTGTGGAACTTGAGAAGCGCACCCACAGCGGACGTTTTCTGGATATCTACCTTGAGTTTCGCGGCGGGGTCATTGGTATCGAGAACAAGCCATGGGCGGCCGATCAAAACAAGCAGTTAGAGGATTACGCAGGTTTTCTGCAGGCGTCGGCACGCGGTGGGGAATGGCTGCTGGTGTATGCCTGCAACTGGGAGCCCTCCGAGGCCAGTTTGAGCTTAGGTAAACGTGAGCAGCTTGAAGAAGCCGGTAACTTCTTGCGTCTGGATTTTTTGCAGATTGCTGAATGGTTGGAGGAGTCTGCCTGTTTCGCTCGCGCACCGAAGGTGAGGCTATTTGTGGAGGCGCTCAGCGCTTATGTGCGCCAGCAGATTAACGGAGAAATTGATGTGAGCGAGGCGGAGCAAATTAAGGCGGTGATCCTGCAAAAGCCGGAGCACCTGGAGGCTGCGCTGAAGGTGGCGCAGTCGATCGATCAGGTGAAAGCGCAACTGCTGGCTGAGTTCAGGCTCTGGCTGGGACAGGCCTTGGCGACCGAAGGGCTGAGCCTGGTGTGGGATGACAAGGAGCTTGCCAGCGGGCGGGCTTGCGCGGGTTTTGGCGTGAAACTGAATGCCGAGCACCGCTCGCATCTGCGTTTTGAATTTGGGGGCGCCCGGTTGAGCTCGCTGGAGTGGGGTATACGTCTCGACAGCGCTGATATCGAACTCAATACCGCCAACGTTGCGGTAATAGTCAGGGCAATGGATAAAGCGTTTGGCACAGGCAATAGCAGCTTACCTTGGTGGCCATGGTACCCCGGCACTGGCAGCGTCGATCATGTATTGGTTGAGGCTGAGCGCAACTGGTCAGTTTCCGCCGAGCCCTGGCTGCGCATTAGCGACAAGACCGAGCACGGGTTTGTTCGCCGAATTGTAACGCTGGCACTAGAGGTCAGGGCTGCTCTGGCTGATGTGGATCACGCTATGCGTTGATCTGGCTGAGCGCTAGAAGTGGGAAGCTGAGTAGAGCCCAAAGAGGCTCACCGCTATTGATAAGGAAGGCTAGGGCAAATGGATACTTCGACGTTATTGAGTTTGTGGAGCAATGCCGAGCCAGCGCAAAAATTTGCCCCGACCGTAGTGTTTGGTTTGGTGGGTATATTTTCTCTGCTGTATCTCGTGCACTACTTCTTCCGATCATTCTGGCTTAGCGGCCGACTGAAAAAACTGACGAAGACAATCGAGGCTGCCGGAGAGATTGCTCCCGCGCAGCGTCGCAAGGAGCTGGAGCAACTGTTCAAAGGGCATGCCTTTGAGCATGTGTGGCGCGAGTATTCAGAGACCCTGCACAACCAGTACGAACTGCGCGACGGCGAGCAACGTTTGCTGCGCTCGCGGGCGACGGCAGGCGCGTCGAGCTTCTTTACGGCTCAGAACATGGTGGAAACACCGCTGGTTACTGAGTTTTACAAACACTTGCCGGGCATTCTGACTGGTATCGGTATCGTCGGTACCTTCTGGGGTTTGATGCTGGGCTTGCAGCATTTCGACCCGAGCACGCCTGAGCAGGTCAATGCCAGCGTTGATAAGTTGCTCAAGGATGTGCTGTTTGCATTTCTGGGGTCGCTCGTCTCCATTCTGGCCTCTATTGCTGTCACCTTGACCGAGAAGTGGCGGCTGGGGCGTTGCTATCAGCGCTTGGAAGGCCTGAACGAGACCATCGACGGCCTGTTCGACAGCGGCGTAGGCGAGGAGTACTTGGCCGAACTGGTGAAGTCGAGCAACGAAAGCTCGATTCAGACCCGCCAGCTCAAGGACAGTCTGGTTACCGATCTGCGTGAGATGCTGCAAAACCTGGTGGATACCCAGGTACGTGAGAGCCTCAAGCTGGCCGACACCTTATCTGCCAGCTATCGCGATTCTGGCCAGGTACTGGCGGAGCAGATTGGTGGGGCCATCGAAAGCAGCTTGAAGGCACCGTTGGAGCAAATTGCTGGTGCCGTGCAGTCGGCGAGCGGTGATCAGAGTGGCCAGGTGCAGAACCTGCTGACAGATGTACTCACTGCTTTTATGAGCAAGCTGGAAAGTACTTTCGGTCAGCAATTCAATGGTCTGCACGAAATGCTTGGTCAGTCGGTTACGGCCATGCAGGCCATGCAGCAGGGCTTCAACAGTTTGGTTGAAGATATGCGTTCTGCTGGCGAATCCTCCTCACAGAACAGCGCCAAGATGATCGCTCAACTACTGGCCGACATGCAGGCTGGGCAGAACAGCATGCAAGCGGGCATGAACGAAATGCTGGCCAATCTACAGACTTCTATTGCGCGTATTGGCAGCGAGGGTGAAGGCGCTGGCGAGCGTATGGCCAAACAGTTAGAGAAGCTGTTTGCCGACAGCGAAGCACGCCAGCAGGCTATGGCGGAAAATCTGCAGGCTTTTGTCGAGTCGATGCAGCAAAGCATGGGCCAGGGCCAGCAGGAGACGATGGCCAAGATTGCCAGCTCTGTCGAAGTGTTGGGCGAGCAGTTGGGTGGCTTGTTCACGCAGCTTGAGCAAAATCGCGCGCAGATGGATCAGGCGAGCAAGGTGGCACAAGTTGAGCTGCACCAGGGCACCCGCGAAATGCTCGGTGGGCTAGAGAAGCAGGTCGAAGACCTACTGAATGCGGTGGCCGAGCAAAACGGGGCGATGCACGACACCGTCAAGCTCTTGAGTGCGCAAACCGAGCAGCATCTGCACAGCATGCAGCAGGGGGCCGACAAGATGCGCTTGGCGGCTGAGCGTTTTGATACTGCCGGGCAGAGTGTTACCAAGGCGGGTGAGGCAACAGCTGGTGTGCTGGGCGCTATGCAAGGCACCAGTGCCGAGTTGGCCGGTGCCTCACGTGAGTTGAACAGCGTGGTTGCGGACTATCGCAATAACCGTGAGGCGGTTAATCAGACGCTGGCTATGCTACAGGGCTTGGTCGCCAGCACCCAGGGTGAAGCGGCAGGGCGCAGCCAGTACCTGCAGGATCTCAAGCAGCAAGGCGAACGGCTGCAGGCTCTGAACCGTGAGGTAAACGATTACCTGGAGCAGATTAGTGCGGTGCTTGGCAAAGGCTTTGGCGAATTTACCGAGGGGGTCGATCGCAGCTTGCGGCAAACCTTGGGCGCTTTGGATGCTGAGTTGCACAAAGCCATGACCAGTTTGGCCGGTGGTGTTGAGGGCGTTAGAGAGAGCCTGGATGACTTCAGCGACATCATGGAACGTGTGCAGCGCAAGTGACCGGGAGCTAGTCAATGTTCAACAAATCAGTCACTCCGACTCGCGCACGAGACGAAGGCGAGAAGCCTTTTTGGATCTCCTTCGCTGACTTGATGACAGCGATGATGATTCTGTTCCTGGTGGTCATGGTGGCGTCACTGAGCTCGGTGACTCAGCGTATTCAGCAGGCCGAGCAGGGGGAGAAGCAGCGTGGTAAGGACATCGCCCGGCTGTGTGAGGATTTGCAGCTCAAGGCGAAGAACCGCAACCAGACCATCGTGGTGGATTGCCGAGATAACCGCATAAGCTTCGGCGAAGCGGGCCGCTTTGGACAAAACCAGTATTTCCTCAACGAAAAAGGCCAGCAGGCGTTGCAGGACGTGGTGCCGTTGGTGCTGGATGCCGCCGACAGTGAAGAAGGGCGCAAGTGGCTCAAACAGGTGGTGATCGAGGGCTTTACCGATACCGACGGCTCTTACTTGTATAACCTGCATCTGTCATTGCAGCGTTCGGAGTGGGTGATGTGCAGCTTGCTCGACAGTCGCAGTCCTGTGCAGCAAGGGCTTTCGGTTGAGCGTCAGCAACAAATTCGTTCGATGTTCCTAGCCGGTGGGGTGTCGTTCAACAACGCGAAAGAAAGCAAGGAAGAGAGCCGGCGGGTGGAGCTGCGTATGCAGTTCTTTGGGTTGAAGGATAAGGAGCATGCAACCACTGAAGAGGCACCGGTGTTCGCTACAACGGCACTAGAAAAATGCTCGTTGGAGATGCGCTAGATGAGCCGAGCATTGTCATCGTTGACCTCTGCCATTGCTCAAGGCCTGCAGCGCCAGCACGAGCGCACGGTGGATACCGGTCTTAGCGGGCTGGCTGCCTTGAAACGTGCTGGCGTTGAGTTGGCACGGCGATTTGATCTGGCTGAGAAAGCCTTGGTGCCACCGCGCGAGAAGCGCCTGTTGGCGCTCAATAAGTTCAAGCGAGAACAGCCGCTGACGTCTTTGGAGTGGCGCTTGGTGTTTGCTGGGCTGGCCGACGATGACGAAGTGAGTCTGCCGGTGTTGGAAGACGATCAGCTCTTTGGCCGGGTGCATCAGGAGGTGGTCGGGCGGATCGAGCGACAGACGCTCACTCGACGCGACTGGTTGGCGCTTTGCTTCAGCTACTTCGGCTATGACGAAGACAAGCCCGACGACAATCTCAACTGGTGTCTGCTGCGTGAGGATATCGATCACGGATTTGACGCGGTTAAGCAGCGTTTAGGCCGCGAGAAGGAGTGGATGCGGATCGTGGCCCATTACCGCGAATTGTTTGGTGAGGGGGCTGGATCTCAGTTGGCTGAGGAGATTTTTGAGGGCAAGGTTCATGATCTCTCCGCATT is part of the Pseudomonas sp. ABC1 genome and encodes:
- the zorA1 gene encoding type I Zorya anti-phage system protein ZorA1 — translated: MDTSTLLSLWSNAEPAQKFAPTVVFGLVGIFSLLYLVHYFFRSFWLSGRLKKLTKTIEAAGEIAPAQRRKELEQLFKGHAFEHVWREYSETLHNQYELRDGEQRLLRSRATAGASSFFTAQNMVETPLVTEFYKHLPGILTGIGIVGTFWGLMLGLQHFDPSTPEQVNASVDKLLKDVLFAFLGSLVSILASIAVTLTEKWRLGRCYQRLEGLNETIDGLFDSGVGEEYLAELVKSSNESSIQTRQLKDSLVTDLREMLQNLVDTQVRESLKLADTLSASYRDSGQVLAEQIGGAIESSLKAPLEQIAGAVQSASGDQSGQVQNLLTDVLTAFMSKLESTFGQQFNGLHEMLGQSVTAMQAMQQGFNSLVEDMRSAGESSSQNSAKMIAQLLADMQAGQNSMQAGMNEMLANLQTSIARIGSEGEGAGERMAKQLEKLFADSEARQQAMAENLQAFVESMQQSMGQGQQETMAKIASSVEVLGEQLGGLFTQLEQNRAQMDQASKVAQVELHQGTREMLGGLEKQVEDLLNAVAEQNGAMHDTVKLLSAQTEQHLHSMQQGADKMRLAAERFDTAGQSVTKAGEATAGVLGAMQGTSAELAGASRELNSVVADYRNNREAVNQTLAMLQGLVASTQGEAAGRSQYLQDLKQQGERLQALNREVNDYLEQISAVLGKGFGEFTEGVDRSLRQTLGALDAELHKAMTSLAGGVEGVRESLDDFSDIMERVQRK
- the zorB1 gene encoding type I Zorya anti-phage system protein ZorB1, translating into MFNKSVTPTRARDEGEKPFWISFADLMTAMMILFLVVMVASLSSVTQRIQQAEQGEKQRGKDIARLCEDLQLKAKNRNQTIVVDCRDNRISFGEAGRFGQNQYFLNEKGQQALQDVVPLVLDAADSEEGRKWLKQVVIEGFTDTDGSYLYNLHLSLQRSEWVMCSLLDSRSPVQQGLSVERQQQIRSMFLAGGVSFNNAKESKEESRRVELRMQFFGLKDKEHATTEEAPVFATTALEKCSLEMR